One stretch of Cottoperca gobio chromosome 18, fCotGob3.1, whole genome shotgun sequence DNA includes these proteins:
- the badb gene encoding BCL2 associated agonist of cell death b isoform X1, with translation MPFLLLLGYPTTTYHKYKSIKMTLQDDCFVMFASMLLCRLQIPFREKRRVFRKNDSRQPNMAQDQTDVRMAAHFSISDSESESSEEVEEGENNQSSTVQEKQLHDRHCLTLPKFRLAATGRIRLNSESHASTVSRDEELQARGEDEAGTPTDGAPFRGRSKSAPPALWAAKKYGRQLRRMSDEFDSMLDKGEMRKVRSAGSAKQMQHSKTWWSYLFSHQETEGENNHHENHTHRTE, from the exons AtgcccttccttctccttcttggATATCCAACAACGACTTACcacaaatataaatcaattaaaatgacTTTACAGGATGATTGTTTCGTCATGTTCG CCTCAATGTTATTGTGCCGTCTGCAAATCCCtttcagagagaaaagaagagtctTTAGGAAGAATGACAGCAGGCAACCTAACATGGCCCAAGACCAAACAG ATGTCAGGATGGCTGCACACTTTTCTATTTCCGACAGTGAGTCAGAATCATCCGAGGAGGTTGAGGAAGGAGAAAATAACCAATCATCAACTGTGCAAGAGAAGCAGCTTCATGACCGCCACTGCCTAACCCTACCCAAGTTCAGATTGGCAG CGACCGGTCGAATCAGGCTGAACTCAGAGTCTCACGCTTCCACTGTCTCCAGAGACGAGGAGCTCCAGGCTCGGGGGGAAGACGAGGCTGGCACGCCCACTGACGGAGCTCCATTCAGGGGACGGTCCAAGTCAGCTCCCCCTGCTCTGTGGGCAGCCAAGAAGTACGGCCGGCAGCTCCGAAGGATGAGCGACGAGTTTGACAGCATGCTCGACAAAGGG GAAATGAGAAAGGTGAGGAGTGCTGGGTCAGCCAAACAGATGCAACACTCGAAAACCTGGTGGAGCTACCTCTTCAGTCACcaggagacggagggagagaacAACCACCATGAAAACCACACTCACCGCACTGAATAG
- the badb gene encoding BCL2 associated agonist of cell death b isoform X2: MSDVRMAAHFSISDSESESSEEVEEGENNQSSTVQEKQLHDRHCLTLPKFRLAATGRIRLNSESHASTVSRDEELQARGEDEAGTPTDGAPFRGRSKSAPPALWAAKKYGRQLRRMSDEFDSMLDKGEMRKVRSAGSAKQMQHSKTWWSYLFSHQETEGENNHHENHTHRTE, from the exons ATGTCGG ATGTCAGGATGGCTGCACACTTTTCTATTTCCGACAGTGAGTCAGAATCATCCGAGGAGGTTGAGGAAGGAGAAAATAACCAATCATCAACTGTGCAAGAGAAGCAGCTTCATGACCGCCACTGCCTAACCCTACCCAAGTTCAGATTGGCAG CGACCGGTCGAATCAGGCTGAACTCAGAGTCTCACGCTTCCACTGTCTCCAGAGACGAGGAGCTCCAGGCTCGGGGGGAAGACGAGGCTGGCACGCCCACTGACGGAGCTCCATTCAGGGGACGGTCCAAGTCAGCTCCCCCTGCTCTGTGGGCAGCCAAGAAGTACGGCCGGCAGCTCCGAAGGATGAGCGACGAGTTTGACAGCATGCTCGACAAAGGG GAAATGAGAAAGGTGAGGAGTGCTGGGTCAGCCAAACAGATGCAACACTCGAAAACCTGGTGGAGCTACCTCTTCAGTCACcaggagacggagggagagaacAACCACCATGAAAACCACACTCACCGCACTGAATAG
- the LOC115023676 gene encoding uncharacterized protein LOC115023676, whose protein sequence is MSSSSTPPVLLNTGVQMPLLGLGTYKLVGSENVYRAVDAALVAGYRAFDSAAVYRNEAELGRVLKELLPKHGLTREDVFITSKLGPKDQGERAMEGALRSLSQLDLSYIDLYLIHWPGTQGLGVADQHNPGNRAQSWATLEELHVQGKLKAIGVSNYTPAHMRALMQSCTIPPAVLQVEFHPRLCQTELRRVCEEHGVCFQAYSSLGKGELVTDPVVIEVAKNCERTPAQVLLRWAVQQGVPVLPKSSSPDRIKDNARLFDFTLSDTDMGRLSALDYGRKYCVDTSQVV, encoded by the exons atgtcctcctcctctacaccTCCTGTGCTCCTAAATACAGGGGTTCAGATGCCCCTCCTAGGTTTGGGGACTTACAAGTTGGTGGGTTCTGAAAATGTGTACCGGGCTGTGGATGCAGCGCTGGTTGCTGGTTATCGGGCCTTTGACAGCGCAGCCGTCTACCGGAATGAAGCTGAACTGGGCCGAGTCCTGAAGGAGCTCCTGCCCAAACATGGCTTAACCAGAGAGGATGTATTCATAACCAG TAAGCTGGGCCCCAAGGATCAGGGTGAGCGAGCCATGGAAGGAGCCCTCCGCAGCCTGTCTCAGCTGGACTTGAGTTACATTGACCTTTACCTGATCCACTGGCCTGGCACACAGGGCCTGGGAGTGGCTGACCAACACAACCCAG GCAACCGAGCTCAGAGTTGGGCCACACTGGAGGAGCTGCATGTCCAGGGGAAGCTGAAGGCCATAGGAGTGTCCAACTACACCCCGGCACACATGAGAGCACTGATGCAGAGCTGCACAATCCCTCCTGCGGTGCTACAG GTAGAGTTTCACCCGAGGCTGTGCCAGACAGAGCTGAGGAGAGTGTGTGAGGAGCATGGAGTGTGTTTCCAAGCGTACTCCTCCTTAGGGAAAGGAGAGCTGGTCACTGACCCTGTGGTCATAGAGGTGGCAAAGAACTGTGAACGCACACCtgcacag GTGCTGCTGCGCTGGGCTGTGCAGCAGGGCGTCCCGGTGCTGCCCAAGTCCTCAAGTCCAGACAGAATAAAGGACAACGCCAGGCTTTTTGACTTCACACTGAGTGACACAGACATGGGCAGACTGTCAGCTTTGGACTATGGGCGCAAGTACTGCGTGGATACATCACAAGTGGTTTGA
- the majin gene encoding membrane-anchored junction protein isoform X1 — protein MPLQAFSFTFPETRFFKAGRLVYKFKIRGGCSFRGEEVMEGNGFTQELEEIIRTVLGNLDRLHPFSSVHFNVFPYKKRWDGASELMCKYGERKLTAYPFSLTLYLEKNMPHEETKRAEQKLSPEKDIAHKLRSVSEPRSKRSRRSSPLEEAKLKDVFKDSETSVVGLSLDCAHARREVREDAGCADEEDEAQQKAGVNTVKGSGTPGEVHPGTMQPVGEEEAECADSVPGTPVRPWVLTRLASRVFPFSLLFRDT, from the exons ATGCCACTGCAGGCCTTCTCCTTCACTTTCCCTGAAACTCGATTCTTCAAAGCTGGTCGTTTAGTCTACAAGTTCAAGATCAGAGGAGGCTGCAGCTTCAG aggagaggaggtgatggAAGGAAACGGCTTCACTCAGGAACTGGAG GAAATTATCAGAACTGTTCTTGGCAACCTGGACCGTCTCCATCCCTTCTCCAGTGTCCACTTCAACGTCTTCCCTT ATAAGAAGCGTTGGGATGGAGCGTCTGAGCTGATGTGCAAATACGGTGAGAGGAAGCTGACAGCCTACCCGTTCAGTCTGACCCTCTACCTGGAGAAAAACATGCCGCATG AGGAAACAAAGCGAGCAGAACAGAAGTTGAGCCCA GAGAAAGATATTGCTCACAaactccgctctgtctctgagcCCCGGTCAAAGCGCAGTAGAAGATCCTCACCACTAGAGGAGGCCAAACTAAAGGACGTATTCAAAGACTCGGAGACTTCTGTGGTTGG GCTCTCTCTGGATTGTGCACATGCACGCAGAGAGGTCAGAGAAGACGCAGGATGTGCTGACGAG GAAGACGAAGCCCAGCAGAAAGCAGGCGTCAACACAGTCAAGGGAAGTGGGACTCCAGGTGAAGTGCATCCTGGGACAATGCAGCccgtgggagaggaggaggcagagtgtGCAGACTCTGTCCCTGGGACACCTGTGAGGCCCTGGGTGTTGACTCGACTGGCCAG ccgTGTCTTCCCCTTCTCCCTGCTCTTCAGAGACACCTGA
- the majin gene encoding membrane-anchored junction protein isoform X2 produces MPLQAFSFTFPETRFFKAGRLVYKFKIRGGCSFRGEEVMEGNGFTQELEEIIRTVLGNLDRLHPFSSVHFNVFPYKKRWDGASELMCKYGERKLTAYPFSLTLYLEKNMPHEETKRAEQKLSPEKDIAHKLRSVSEPRSKRSRRSSPLEEAKLKDVFKDSETSVVGKTKPSRKQASTQSREVGLQVKCILGQCSPWERRRQSVQTLSLGHL; encoded by the exons ATGCCACTGCAGGCCTTCTCCTTCACTTTCCCTGAAACTCGATTCTTCAAAGCTGGTCGTTTAGTCTACAAGTTCAAGATCAGAGGAGGCTGCAGCTTCAG aggagaggaggtgatggAAGGAAACGGCTTCACTCAGGAACTGGAG GAAATTATCAGAACTGTTCTTGGCAACCTGGACCGTCTCCATCCCTTCTCCAGTGTCCACTTCAACGTCTTCCCTT ATAAGAAGCGTTGGGATGGAGCGTCTGAGCTGATGTGCAAATACGGTGAGAGGAAGCTGACAGCCTACCCGTTCAGTCTGACCCTCTACCTGGAGAAAAACATGCCGCATG AGGAAACAAAGCGAGCAGAACAGAAGTTGAGCCCA GAGAAAGATATTGCTCACAaactccgctctgtctctgagcCCCGGTCAAAGCGCAGTAGAAGATCCTCACCACTAGAGGAGGCCAAACTAAAGGACGTATTCAAAGACTCGGAGACTTCTGTGGTTGG GAAGACGAAGCCCAGCAGAAAGCAGGCGTCAACACAGTCAAGGGAAGTGGGACTCCAGGTGAAGTGCATCCTGGGACAATGCAGCccgtgggagaggaggaggcagagtgtGCAGACTCTGTCCCTGGGACACCTGTGA